In a genomic window of Homo sapiens chromosome 22, GRCh38.p14 Primary Assembly:
- the PES1 gene encoding pescadillo homolog isoform 3 (isoform 3 is encoded by transcript variant 2) → MCFLFSTFPRTGKCHVQTIQLCRRLTVEFMHYIIAARALRKVFLSIKGIYYQAEVLGQPIVWITPYAFSHDHPTDVDYRVMATFTEFYTTLLGFVNFRLYQLLNLHYPPKLEGQAQAEAKAGEGTYALDSESCMEKLAALSASLARVVVPATEEEAEVDEFPTDGEMSAQEEDRRKELEAQEKHKKLFEGLKFFLNREVPREALAFIIRSFGGEVSWDKSLCIGATYDVTDSRITHQIVDRPGQQTSVIGRCYVQPQWVFDSVNARLLLPVAEYFSGVQLPPHLSPFVTEKEGDYVPPEKLKLLALQRGEDPGNLNESEEEEEEDDNNEGDGDEEGENEEEEEDAEAGSEKEEEARLAALEEQRMEGKKPRVMAGTLKLEDKQRLAQEEESEAKRLAIMMMKKREKYLYQKIMFGKRRKIREANKLAEKRKAHDEAVRSEKKAKKARPE, encoded by the exons ATGTGCTTCCTGTTTTCCACCTTCCCGCGGACTGGCAAGTGCCACGTGCAGACCATTCAGCTGTGCCGCCGGCTCACTGTGGAGTTCATGCACTACATTATCGCTGCCCGTGCCCTGCGCAAG GTCTTCCTGTCCATCAAAGGCATTTACTACCAGGCCGAGGTACTGGGGCAGCCCATCGTGTGGATCACTCCCTATGCCTTCTCCCATGAC CACCCGACAGACGTGGACTACAGGGTCATGGCCACCTTCACCGAGTTCTACACCACGCTGCTGGGCTTTGTCAACTTCCGCCTTTACCAGTTGCTCAACCTCCACTATCCCCCGAAG CTCGAGGGTCAGGCCCAAGCAGAGGCAAAGGCCGGTGAGGGCACCTACGCGTTGGACTCCGAGAGTTGTATGGAG AAACTGGCAGCCCTCAGTGCCAGCCTGGCccgcgtggtggtgcctgccacagaggaggaggccgaggtggatgagTTTCCCACCGATGGG GAGATGTCAGCGCAGGAGGAAGACCGCAGGAAGGAGCTGGAGGCGCAGGAGAAGCACAAGAAGCTTTTTGAGGGCCTGAAGTTCTTCCTGAACCGAGAGGTGCCCCGTGAGGCCCTGGCCTTCATCATCAG GAGTTTTGGTGGGGAAGTGTCCTGGGACAAATCTTTGTGCATTGGGGCCACCTATGACGTCACAGACTCCCGCATCACCCATCAGATTGTCGACCGGCCTGGGCAGCAGACCTCAGTCATTGGCAG GTGCTACGTGCAGCCCCAGTGGGTGTTTGACTCAGTGAACGCCAGGCTCCTTCTCCCCGTGGCAGAGTACTTCTCTGGGGTGCAGCTGCCCCCACACCTTTCACCCTTTGTGACCGAGAAGGAAGGAGATTACGTTCCACCTGAGAAGCTGAAGCTGCTGGCTCTGCAGCGGGGAGAGGACCCAG GAAACCTGAATGAgtcagaagaggaggaggaagaggacgaCAACAACGAAGGTGATGGTGATGAAGagggagaaaatgaggaggaggaggaagatgcagAGGCTGGttcagaaaaggaggaagaggcccGGCTGGCAGCCCTGGAAGAGCAGAGGATGGAGGGGAAG AAGCCCAGGGTGATGGCAGGCACCTTGAAGCTGGAGGATAAGCAGCGGCtggcccaggaggaggagagTGAGGCCAAGCGCCTGGCCATTATGATGATGAAGAAGCGGGAGAAGTACCTGTACCAGAAGATCATGTTTGGCAAGAGGCGAAAAATCCGAGAG GCCAACAAGCTGGCGGAGAAGCGGAAAGCCCACGATGAGGCGGTGAGGTCTGAGAAGAAGGCCAAGAAGGCAAGGCCGGAGTGA
- the PES1 gene encoding pescadillo homolog isoform 2 (isoform 2 is encoded by transcript variant 3) — MGGLEKKKYERGSATNYITRNKARKKLQLSLADFRRLCILKGIYPHEPKHKKKVNKGSTAARTFYLIKDIRFLLHEPIVNKFREYKVFVRKLRKAYGKSEWNTVERLKDNKPNYKLDHIIKERYPTFIDALRDLDDALSMCFLFSTFPRTGKCHVQTIQLCRRLTVEFMHYIIAARALRKVFLSIKGIYYQAEVLGQPIVWITPYAFSHDHPTDVDYRVMATFTEFYTTLLGFVNFRLYQLLNLHYPPKLEGQAQAEAKAGEGTYALDSESCMEKLAALSASLARVVVPATEEEAEVDEFPTDGEEDRRKELEAQEKHKKLFEGLKFFLNREVPREALAFIIRSFGGEVSWDKSLCIGATYDVTDSRITHQIVDRPGQQTSVIGRCYVQPQWVFDSVNARLLLPVAEYFSGVQLPPHLSPFVTEKEGDYVPPEKLKLLALQRGEDPGNLNESEEEEEEDDNNEGDGDEEGENEEEEEDAEAGSEKEEEARLAALEEQRMEGKKPRVMAGTLKLEDKQRLAQEEESEAKRLAIMMMKKREKYLYQKIMFGKRRKIREANKLAEKRKAHDEAVRSEKKAKKARPE, encoded by the exons ATGGGAGGCCTTGAGAAGAAGAAG TATGAACGAGGCTCGGCCACCAACTACATCACCCGGAACAAAGCCCGGAAGAAGCTCCAGCTGAGCTTGGCTGACTTTAG gcGGCTGTGCATTCTGAAGGGCATTTATCCCCATGAACCCAAACACAAGAAGAAGGTTAACAAGGGTTCTACAGCAGCCCGAACGTTTTACCTTATCAAAGACATCAGGTTTCTCCTCCACGAACCCATTGTCAACAAGTTCCGTGAATACAAG gtGTTCGTCCGGAAGCTCCGGAAGGCTTATGGGAAGAGCGAGTGGAACACTGTAGAGCGTTTAAAGGACAATAAGCCCAACTACAAACTCGACCACATCATCAAGGAACG GTATCCCACGTTCATCGATGCCCTGCGGGACCTGGACGATGCCCTCTCCATGTGCTTCCTGTTTTCCACCTTCCCGCGGACTGGCAAGTGCCACGTGCAGACCATTCAGCTGTGCCGCCGGCTCACTGTGGAGTTCATGCACTACATTATCGCTGCCCGTGCCCTGCGCAAG GTCTTCCTGTCCATCAAAGGCATTTACTACCAGGCCGAGGTACTGGGGCAGCCCATCGTGTGGATCACTCCCTATGCCTTCTCCCATGAC CACCCGACAGACGTGGACTACAGGGTCATGGCCACCTTCACCGAGTTCTACACCACGCTGCTGGGCTTTGTCAACTTCCGCCTTTACCAGTTGCTCAACCTCCACTATCCCCCGAAG CTCGAGGGTCAGGCCCAAGCAGAGGCAAAGGCCGGTGAGGGCACCTACGCGTTGGACTCCGAGAGTTGTATGGAG AAACTGGCAGCCCTCAGTGCCAGCCTGGCccgcgtggtggtgcctgccacagaggaggaggccgaggtggatgagTTTCCCACCGATGGG GAGGAAGACCGCAGGAAGGAGCTGGAGGCGCAGGAGAAGCACAAGAAGCTTTTTGAGGGCCTGAAGTTCTTCCTGAACCGAGAGGTGCCCCGTGAGGCCCTGGCCTTCATCATCAG GAGTTTTGGTGGGGAAGTGTCCTGGGACAAATCTTTGTGCATTGGGGCCACCTATGACGTCACAGACTCCCGCATCACCCATCAGATTGTCGACCGGCCTGGGCAGCAGACCTCAGTCATTGGCAG GTGCTACGTGCAGCCCCAGTGGGTGTTTGACTCAGTGAACGCCAGGCTCCTTCTCCCCGTGGCAGAGTACTTCTCTGGGGTGCAGCTGCCCCCACACCTTTCACCCTTTGTGACCGAGAAGGAAGGAGATTACGTTCCACCTGAGAAGCTGAAGCTGCTGGCTCTGCAGCGGGGAGAGGACCCAG GAAACCTGAATGAgtcagaagaggaggaggaagaggacgaCAACAACGAAGGTGATGGTGATGAAGagggagaaaatgaggaggaggaggaagatgcagAGGCTGGttcagaaaaggaggaagaggcccGGCTGGCAGCCCTGGAAGAGCAGAGGATGGAGGGGAAG AAGCCCAGGGTGATGGCAGGCACCTTGAAGCTGGAGGATAAGCAGCGGCtggcccaggaggaggagagTGAGGCCAAGCGCCTGGCCATTATGATGATGAAGAAGCGGGAGAAGTACCTGTACCAGAAGATCATGTTTGGCAAGAGGCGAAAAATCCGAGAG GCCAACAAGCTGGCGGAGAAGCGGAAAGCCCACGATGAGGCGGTGAGGTCTGAGAAGAAGGCCAAGAAGGCAAGGCCGGAGTGA
- the PES1 gene encoding pescadillo homolog isoform 1 (isoform 1 is encoded by transcript variant 1), giving the protein MGGLEKKKYERGSATNYITRNKARKKLQLSLADFRRLCILKGIYPHEPKHKKKVNKGSTAARTFYLIKDIRFLLHEPIVNKFREYKVFVRKLRKAYGKSEWNTVERLKDNKPNYKLDHIIKERYPTFIDALRDLDDALSMCFLFSTFPRTGKCHVQTIQLCRRLTVEFMHYIIAARALRKVFLSIKGIYYQAEVLGQPIVWITPYAFSHDHPTDVDYRVMATFTEFYTTLLGFVNFRLYQLLNLHYPPKLEGQAQAEAKAGEGTYALDSESCMEKLAALSASLARVVVPATEEEAEVDEFPTDGEMSAQEEDRRKELEAQEKHKKLFEGLKFFLNREVPREALAFIIRSFGGEVSWDKSLCIGATYDVTDSRITHQIVDRPGQQTSVIGRCYVQPQWVFDSVNARLLLPVAEYFSGVQLPPHLSPFVTEKEGDYVPPEKLKLLALQRGEDPGNLNESEEEEEEDDNNEGDGDEEGENEEEEEDAEAGSEKEEEARLAALEEQRMEGKKPRVMAGTLKLEDKQRLAQEEESEAKRLAIMMMKKREKYLYQKIMFGKRRKIREANKLAEKRKAHDEAVRSEKKAKKARPE; this is encoded by the exons ATGGGAGGCCTTGAGAAGAAGAAG TATGAACGAGGCTCGGCCACCAACTACATCACCCGGAACAAAGCCCGGAAGAAGCTCCAGCTGAGCTTGGCTGACTTTAG gcGGCTGTGCATTCTGAAGGGCATTTATCCCCATGAACCCAAACACAAGAAGAAGGTTAACAAGGGTTCTACAGCAGCCCGAACGTTTTACCTTATCAAAGACATCAGGTTTCTCCTCCACGAACCCATTGTCAACAAGTTCCGTGAATACAAG gtGTTCGTCCGGAAGCTCCGGAAGGCTTATGGGAAGAGCGAGTGGAACACTGTAGAGCGTTTAAAGGACAATAAGCCCAACTACAAACTCGACCACATCATCAAGGAACG GTATCCCACGTTCATCGATGCCCTGCGGGACCTGGACGATGCCCTCTCCATGTGCTTCCTGTTTTCCACCTTCCCGCGGACTGGCAAGTGCCACGTGCAGACCATTCAGCTGTGCCGCCGGCTCACTGTGGAGTTCATGCACTACATTATCGCTGCCCGTGCCCTGCGCAAG GTCTTCCTGTCCATCAAAGGCATTTACTACCAGGCCGAGGTACTGGGGCAGCCCATCGTGTGGATCACTCCCTATGCCTTCTCCCATGAC CACCCGACAGACGTGGACTACAGGGTCATGGCCACCTTCACCGAGTTCTACACCACGCTGCTGGGCTTTGTCAACTTCCGCCTTTACCAGTTGCTCAACCTCCACTATCCCCCGAAG CTCGAGGGTCAGGCCCAAGCAGAGGCAAAGGCCGGTGAGGGCACCTACGCGTTGGACTCCGAGAGTTGTATGGAG AAACTGGCAGCCCTCAGTGCCAGCCTGGCccgcgtggtggtgcctgccacagaggaggaggccgaggtggatgagTTTCCCACCGATGGG GAGATGTCAGCGCAGGAGGAAGACCGCAGGAAGGAGCTGGAGGCGCAGGAGAAGCACAAGAAGCTTTTTGAGGGCCTGAAGTTCTTCCTGAACCGAGAGGTGCCCCGTGAGGCCCTGGCCTTCATCATCAG GAGTTTTGGTGGGGAAGTGTCCTGGGACAAATCTTTGTGCATTGGGGCCACCTATGACGTCACAGACTCCCGCATCACCCATCAGATTGTCGACCGGCCTGGGCAGCAGACCTCAGTCATTGGCAG GTGCTACGTGCAGCCCCAGTGGGTGTTTGACTCAGTGAACGCCAGGCTCCTTCTCCCCGTGGCAGAGTACTTCTCTGGGGTGCAGCTGCCCCCACACCTTTCACCCTTTGTGACCGAGAAGGAAGGAGATTACGTTCCACCTGAGAAGCTGAAGCTGCTGGCTCTGCAGCGGGGAGAGGACCCAG GAAACCTGAATGAgtcagaagaggaggaggaagaggacgaCAACAACGAAGGTGATGGTGATGAAGagggagaaaatgaggaggaggaggaagatgcagAGGCTGGttcagaaaaggaggaagaggcccGGCTGGCAGCCCTGGAAGAGCAGAGGATGGAGGGGAAG AAGCCCAGGGTGATGGCAGGCACCTTGAAGCTGGAGGATAAGCAGCGGCtggcccaggaggaggagagTGAGGCCAAGCGCCTGGCCATTATGATGATGAAGAAGCGGGAGAAGTACCTGTACCAGAAGATCATGTTTGGCAAGAGGCGAAAAATCCGAGAG GCCAACAAGCTGGCGGAGAAGCGGAAAGCCCACGATGAGGCGGTGAGGTCTGAGAAGAAGGCCAAGAAGGCAAGGCCGGAGTGA